A window from Deinococcus planocerae encodes these proteins:
- a CDS encoding CHAD domain-containing protein → AWRDLRRAAAPLRDHDVAGGHLHAALVGLGAPPPLLDRFDAEWVARRAALLAGTDWPQKPPAYDLKGGWKGRARKLAAGDVDDLIGEGEAALASEDTQPWHDWRKNLKRHRYTLDLLGDVPTPLTDVLDALGRLQDTEVTTSLLRQDATLPGLLGEFRDQLIVREEAAGKAARAWVRTLFPAFSDALRTASEPEKKAGKRPNPEPAARA, encoded by the coding sequence GCGCGTGGCGGGACCTGCGCCGCGCCGCCGCCCCGCTGCGCGACCACGACGTGGCCGGGGGCCACCTGCACGCCGCGCTCGTGGGGCTGGGCGCCCCCCCGCCGCTCCTCGACCGCTTCGACGCGGAGTGGGTTGCCCGCCGCGCCGCTCTGCTCGCGGGGACCGACTGGCCCCAGAAACCGCCCGCCTACGACCTCAAGGGGGGCTGGAAGGGCCGCGCCCGCAAGCTCGCCGCCGGGGACGTGGACGACCTGATCGGGGAGGGCGAGGCCGCGCTGGCGTCGGAGGACACCCAGCCCTGGCACGACTGGCGCAAGAACCTCAAGCGTCACCGCTACACCCTCGACCTCCTCGGTGACGTGCCCACGCCGCTGACCGACGTGCTCGACGCCCTGGGCCGCCTTCAGGACACGGAGGTCACCACCTCGCTGCTGCGGCAGGACGCCACGCTGCCGGGGCTGCTGGGCGAATTCCGCGACCAGCTCATCGTGCGCGAGGAGGCGGCGGGCAAGGCGGCGCGGGCGTGGGTGCGGACCCTCTTCCCGGCCTTCTCGGACGCCCTGCGCACGGCGAGCGAGCCGGAGAAGAAGGCGGGCAAGAGGCCGAACCCCGAGCCCGCCGCCCGGGCCTGA